One genomic window of Pecten maximus chromosome 3, xPecMax1.1, whole genome shotgun sequence includes the following:
- the LOC117322969 gene encoding CLK4-associating serine/arginine rich protein-like has translation MWHEARKQEKKIRGLMVDYKKRAERRREFYEKIKLDPTQFLRIYGRPCKINLDQAVAIAAESPQSMMPWQGQTDNMIDRFDVRAHLDYLPHFNIAAPPTLTRHEEEEERLCCYERYRTLVENECSGLTEEQCLQQIAIDEQFGAANRAFQIEEEKKKLAGKKAAIGYTYTDSTPAPEEPEEEENDSDDSSDTDVEVADLDITLDVDTLNPEQLTMLNQCAQLFGMKEEDYTRLLSKDKEEIEALRQAKMLEEEKAQFKGRKSRRERRAYKEKRLAGRKLSPPSYAARDSPKYEPYRKRSSSSSKSRSRSRSKSPEAGGKVMFITSFGADSEEEGAIHGPALPPKNNENNGKPEAKKSPSCEKKSSKVKPEKDRNRRSRSKSPRSRSPQRHSSHSSRTPRKRSRSRSRDHDRDRDRNHSSYQGRDRYGPPPPPPRAGWRDGRDYRDSRDHRDNRDFRESRDYRDSRDYRDNRDGRDGRDRGYRGNSERDRDRDGRDSRDDRDGRGYRNIRDSRDRDGRDYRDNRDGRNRRNSSPLKSSSSKRRRSSSSSSSKSRSRKSRSRSRKSRSMSRKSRSSSTKSRSRKSRSRSQKSRSLSRSRRSASRGSSRSSSSSSFSSRSSLSRSPSSKSRSKSPSPVQSKPDPVIKRYRRESLSSKSSDSESDAEKESKSIKPSRPPGAAVVGKLTPLAPQLSAREKLKRKMQAALNRQYKADKKAEVQRMEKVERERVDREEELRLRALEMRRKERERRHREREKDNSSSDDHEKVTHSPVSRKRNSSRSPSPNPVIRHRKRRSRSRSRSPHRNSKLVSY, from the exons ATGTGGCATGAGGCGAGGAAGCAGGAGAAAAAGATTCGGGGGTTGATGGTTGATTACAAGAAAAGGGCAGAGAGAAGAAGAGAATTTTACGAAAAAATT AAACTAGATCCTACCCAGTTTTTGCGAATCTACGGACGGCCATGCAAGATAAACCTCGACCAGGCAGTGGCTATTGCTGCGGAATCCCCACAGAGCAT GATGCCCTGGCAGGGACAGACGGATAACATGATTGACAGATTTGATGTCCGGGCACATCTCGACTACCTGCCACATTTCAACATAGCTGCCCCTCCTAC ACTGACTAGGCATGAAGAAGAGGAAGAACGACTTTGTTGTTATGAAAGATACAGAACACTAGTTGAAAACGAATGTTCTGGCT TGACTGAGGAACAGTGTCTACAACAGATAGCGATTGATGAACAGTTTGGTGCAGCTAACAGAGCATTTCAGATTGAAGAAGAGAAGAAAAA ACTTGCAGGGAAGAAGGCTGCCATTGGTTacacatatacagacagtactCCCGCCCCGGAGGAGCCAGAGGAGGAGGAGAATGATAGTGATGATAGCAGTGACACTGATGTTGAGGTGGCCGACTTAG ATATCACTCTTGATGTTGATACCCTGAACCCGGAGCAGTTGACCATGTTGAATCAGTGTGCTCAGCTGTTTGGCATGAAGGAAGAAGATTATACTAG GCTGTTGTCTAAAGATAAGGAAGAAATCGAGGCTTTAAGGCAGGCGAAGATGCTGGAAGAAGAAAAAGCTCA GTTTAAG GGTCGGAAATCAAGGAGAGAAAGAAGGGCATACAAGGAAAAGCGATTGGCTGGTCGTAAGCTGAGTCCACCGAG TTATGCTGCTCGAGACAGTCCCAAGTATGAACCATACAGGAAAAG ATCGTCCTCTTCATCAAAGTCGAGGTCTCGTTCCCGCTCCAAATCACCAGAGGCTGGAGGGAAGGTCATGTTTATCACGAGTTTTGGTGCTGATAGTGAGGAGGAAGGAGCCATCCATGGACCAGCACTTCCACCTAAAAATAACGAGAACAACGGCAAACCTGAGGCTAAAAAGTCACCATCGTG tgAAAAGAAATCTTCAAAAGTTAAACCTGAAAAGGACAGGAAtcggaggtcaaggtcaaaatctCCTCGATCAAGGTCACCACAAAGACATAGCAGTCATAGTTCAAGGACACCTAGAAAGAGGTCACGATCAAGGTCAAGAGACCACGATCGAGACAGAGATAGAAACCACAGCAGTTATCAAGGAAGGGACCGTTATGGGCCCCCGCCGCCGCCGCCGCGAGCTGGCTGGCGGGACGGTCGAGATTATAGGGATAGTCGAGACCATAGGGATAATCGTGATTTCAGAGAAAGTCGTGATTATCGAGATAGTCGTGACTACAGGGATAATCGGGATGGACGGGATGGCAGAGATCGTGGTTATAGAGGTAATTCTGAACGTGACAGAGACCGAGATGGAAGAGATAGTCGCGACGATCGAGATGGACGAGGCTATAGGAATATTCGTGACAGCCGGGATCGGGACGGGCGAGATTATAGGGACAATCGTGATGGCAGGAATCGGAGAAATTCATCACCCCTGAAAAGTTCTTCATCGAAAAGGAGAAGGTCCAGTAGCAGTTCCTCATCTAAATCAAGGTCAAGAAAGTCTAGATCAAGGTCACGAAAGTCTAGATCAATGTCACGAAAGTCTAGATCAAGTTCAACGAAGTCGAGGTCAagaaagtcaaggtcaaggtcacaaaaatctaggtcactgtCACGATCCAGGAGGTCTGCATCAAGAGGTTCATCACGTTCATCAAGCTCATCATCGTTTTCCAGCAGATCATCATTGTCAAGGTCACCTTCCTCAAAATCAAG GTCAAAGTCACCTTCACCAGTGCAGAGTAAACCGGACCCAGTAATAAAGAGGTATCGTCGGGAAAGTCTGTCGTCCAAATCAAGTGACAGCGAGTCGGACGCGGAGAAAGAGAGCAAATCTATTAAACCCTCCAG GCCCCCTGGTGCAGCTGTGGTCGGTAAACTGACACCTCTAGCTCCTCAA ttaTCAGCCCGTGAAAAGCTGAAAAGAAAAATGCAAGCAGCTTTAAATCGACAAT ATAAAGCAGATAAGAAGGCAGAGGTCCAGAGAATGGAAAAGGTTGAACGGGAACGAGtg GACAGAGAAGAAGAGCTACGCCTTCGAGCATTGGAGATGCGGCGCAAGGAGAGGGAGCGTAGACACCGGGAGCGAGAGAAGGACAACAGCAGTAGTGATGATCATGAGAAAGTGACGCATTCACCGGTATCAAGGAAACGTAACTCAAGTCGTAGCCCGTCTCCTAACCCAGTCATCAGGCACAGAAAACGCAG GTCAAGATCAAGATCAAGGTCACCTC ATCGTAATAGTAAACTTGTGTCCTACTGA